In Diabrotica undecimpunctata isolate CICGRU chromosome 4, icDiaUnde3, whole genome shotgun sequence, a single genomic region encodes these proteins:
- the YL-1 gene encoding vacuolar protein sorting-associated protein 72 homolog isoform X2 produces MQRERRNNAGNRMAKLLDEEEECQDEFYKQNYGGFEETASDNEYEAEEEGEDLVDSDFSIDENDEPVSDTEGDENQKKKRRLVTKAYKEPIPKKEKQKQPKPPKTSQKIKRLSSFSNESLGRKSVRKSTLARTAETAQRVKVRDLEQRRKVKKQSVEEIPTQAELLAECKITEQENLKSLERYQKLENEKKAKRPLKKQGSGPVIQYRSTRMPIIEEVNKDSTIKEEVTETRPKYCERTFITIYNDPNDVAFKKVFNVKQAPILPKKLKCAVTGKPASYIDPVTRVPYHNRICLKIIRLAYYDYMEHHGDKNNPLVANFLKWLSQNKKRLRNEIITEQKVSFQ; encoded by the exons ATGCAAAGAGAACGACGAAATAATGCCGGCAATCGTATGGCCAAACTGTTGGACGAGGAAGAAGAATGCCAGGatgaattttacaaacaaaactaTGGAGGTTTTGAAGAAACTGCTTCTGATAATGAATATGA AGCTGAAGAAGAAGGTGAAGACTTAGTCGACTCCGACTTTAGTATTGACGAAAATGACGAGCCGGTTTCCGATACTGAAGGAGATGAGAATCAAAAGAAAAAACGGAGACTTGTTACTAAAGCATATAAA GAGCCaataccaaaaaaagaaaaacagaagCAACCAAAACCGCCAAAAACTTCTcaaaaaattaaacgtttatcaAGTTTTAGTAATGAATCACTTG GTAGAAAATCGGTACGAAAATCAACGCTAGCCCGGACAGCAGAAACAGCACAACGAGTAAAGGTTAGAGATCTTGAACAGAGGAGGAAGGTTAAGAAGCAGTCGGTAGAAGAAATACCAACACAAGCTGAGCTTCTAGCTGAATGTAAAATTACTGAACAGGAGAATTTAAAATCTTTAG AAAGATATCAGAAGTTGGAGAATGAAAAGAAAGCAAAAAGGCCTTTAAAAAAACAAGGTTCTGGTCCAGTGATACAATACAGATCTACTAGAATGCCTATTATAGAGGAAGTTAACAAAGACAG TACTATTAAAGAAGAGGTAACTGAAACCCGACCAAAATATTGTGAAAgaacatttattacaatatataATGATCCAAATGATGTTGCTTTCAAGAAAGTATTTAATGTTAAACAAGCTCCAATTTTACCCAAGAAATTAAAATGTGCTGTGACTgg GAAACCTGCAAGTTATATCGATCCTGTTACTCGAGTTCCATATCACAACAGAATTTGTCTAAAGATAATTAGGTTGGCCTATTATGACTATATGGAACACCACGGAGATAAGAACAATCCCTTGGTAGCGAATTTCTTGAAATGGTTGTCACAAAACAAGAAACGGTTAAGAAACGAAATAATTACAGAGCAGAAAGTGTCTTTCCAGTAG
- the LOC140438561 gene encoding uncharacterized protein, producing the protein MLKDEVIKRYNSSMGGVDKMDVLLGLYRIFIRSKKWTLRLFFHAIDMAICNSWLEYKEDCKRLGVDSKKILDLLHLDVGNSLGLAGTMCGKDKKRGRPSLQDVTLETNSNNTKRCRFETRPIWALQTKQL; encoded by the coding sequence atGTTGAAAGACGAGGTAATCAAGCGTTATAATTCTTCTATGGGCGGTGTAGATAAAATGGATGTTTTATTAGGCTTATATCGCATATTTATCAGATCGAAGAAATGGACCCTTCGTCTTTTCTTCCACGCAATAGATATGGCAATCTGCAACAGTTGGTTGGAGTACAAAGAAGACTGTAAAAGACTAGGTGTTGACAGCAAGAAAATTCTCGATCTTTTACATTTGGATGTTGGAAATTCCTTGGGACTTGCTGGTACAATGTGTGGTAAAGACAAGAAAAGGGGTCGACCAAGTTTACAAGACGTAACTTTAGAAACAAATTCAAACAACACTAAAAGGTGTAGATTTGAAACTCGTCCCATTTGGGCGCTGCAAACAAAACAACTGTAA
- the YL-1 gene encoding vacuolar protein sorting-associated protein 72 homolog isoform X1: protein MQRERRNNAGNRMAKLLDEEEECQDEFYKQNYGGFEETASDNEYEAEEEGEDLVDSDFSIDENDEPVSDTEGDENQKKKRRLVTKAYKEPIPKKEKQKQPKPPKTSQKIKRLSSFSNESLGRKSVRKSTLARTAETAQRVKVRDLEQRRKVKKQSVEEIPTQAELLAECKITEQENLKSLERYQKLENEKKAKRPLKKQGSGPVIQYRSTRMPIIEEVNKDRPLRLFFSTIKEEVTETRPKYCERTFITIYNDPNDVAFKKVFNVKQAPILPKKLKCAVTGKPASYIDPVTRVPYHNRICLKIIRLAYYDYMEHHGDKNNPLVANFLKWLSQNKKRLRNEIITEQKVSFQ from the exons ATGCAAAGAGAACGACGAAATAATGCCGGCAATCGTATGGCCAAACTGTTGGACGAGGAAGAAGAATGCCAGGatgaattttacaaacaaaactaTGGAGGTTTTGAAGAAACTGCTTCTGATAATGAATATGA AGCTGAAGAAGAAGGTGAAGACTTAGTCGACTCCGACTTTAGTATTGACGAAAATGACGAGCCGGTTTCCGATACTGAAGGAGATGAGAATCAAAAGAAAAAACGGAGACTTGTTACTAAAGCATATAAA GAGCCaataccaaaaaaagaaaaacagaagCAACCAAAACCGCCAAAAACTTCTcaaaaaattaaacgtttatcaAGTTTTAGTAATGAATCACTTG GTAGAAAATCGGTACGAAAATCAACGCTAGCCCGGACAGCAGAAACAGCACAACGAGTAAAGGTTAGAGATCTTGAACAGAGGAGGAAGGTTAAGAAGCAGTCGGTAGAAGAAATACCAACACAAGCTGAGCTTCTAGCTGAATGTAAAATTACTGAACAGGAGAATTTAAAATCTTTAG AAAGATATCAGAAGTTGGAGAATGAAAAGAAAGCAAAAAGGCCTTTAAAAAAACAAGGTTCTGGTCCAGTGATACAATACAGATCTACTAGAATGCCTATTATAGAGGAAGTTAACAAAGACAG ACCATTGCGACTTTTTTTTAGTACTATTAAAGAAGAGGTAACTGAAACCCGACCAAAATATTGTGAAAgaacatttattacaatatataATGATCCAAATGATGTTGCTTTCAAGAAAGTATTTAATGTTAAACAAGCTCCAATTTTACCCAAGAAATTAAAATGTGCTGTGACTgg GAAACCTGCAAGTTATATCGATCCTGTTACTCGAGTTCCATATCACAACAGAATTTGTCTAAAGATAATTAGGTTGGCCTATTATGACTATATGGAACACCACGGAGATAAGAACAATCCCTTGGTAGCGAATTTCTTGAAATGGTTGTCACAAAACAAGAAACGGTTAAGAAACGAAATAATTACAGAGCAGAAAGTGTCTTTCCAGTAG